From Harpia harpyja isolate bHarHar1 chromosome 19, bHarHar1 primary haplotype, whole genome shotgun sequence, one genomic window encodes:
- the MAPK13 gene encoding mitogen-activated protein kinase 13 isoform X4, with product MLLKHMQHENVIGLLDVFTSATSYQGFQDFYLVMPYMRTDLQKIMGQEFSDEKIQYLVYQMLKGLKYIHSAGIIHRDLKPGNLAVNEDCQLKILDFGLARHTDAEMTGYVVTRWYRAPEVILNWMHYNQTVDIWSIGCIMAEMLTGKTLFKGKDYLDQLTQILKVTGHPGEDFVDKLEDKAAKSYIKSLPKIPKKDLSVLFPKANPQAVDLLDKMLQLDVEKRLTATEALAHPYFDQFRDVEEETEAQQSYDDSLEHEKLSIDEWRKHIYKEILSFSPIARKDSKKRSGMSL from the exons ATGCTGTTGAAGCACATGCAACACGAGAAC GTCATTGGGCTGCTTGATGTCTTCACCTCCGCCACCTCCTACCAGGGATTCCAGGACTT CTACCTGGTGATGCCATACATGCGGACAGATTTACAAAAGATCATGGGACAGGAATTCAGTGATGAAAAGATCCAGTACCTGGTCTACCAAATGCTGAAAGGGCTGAAG TATATTCATTCAGCCGGCATCATCCACAGG GACCTGAAGCCCGGCAACCTGGCTGTGAATGAAGACTGTCAGCTAAAG ATCTTGGATTTTGGCTTGGCCAGACACACCGATGCTGAAATGACCGGCTACGTGGTTACGCGCTGGTACAGAGCCCCAGAAGTCATTCTGAACTGGATGCATTACAACCAGACAG TGGATATCTGGTCTATCGGCTGTATCATGGCAGAAATGCTGACTGGAAAAAcactatttaaaggaaaagact ACCTAGATCAACTAACTCAGATCCTGAAAGTAACGGGGCATCCGGGAGAAGACTTTGTGGACAAGCTGGAGGACAAAGCG gcTAAGAGTTATATCAAGTCCCTTCCTAAAATCCCCAAGAAGGATTTGTCTGTGCTTTTCCCCAAAGCCAATCCTCAGG CAGTGGACCTGCTTGACAAGATGTTGCAGCTCGATGTGGAAAAGCGCCTTACAGCGACGGAGGCGTTGGCTCACCCCTATTTCGACCAGTTCCGAGATGTCGAGGAGGAGACAGAAGCGCAACAGTCCTATGATGATTCTCTGGAACATGAAAAGCTTTCGATAGATGAGTGGAGAA AGCATATTTACAAGGAGATCTTGTCCTTCAGTCCCATTGCACGGAAGGACTCAAAGAAGCGAAGTGGGATGTCATTATAA